The following is a genomic window from Elgaria multicarinata webbii isolate HBS135686 ecotype San Diego chromosome 9, rElgMul1.1.pri, whole genome shotgun sequence.
AGCTTGCATTCCGTATACTGTGTTTCTAGTGTCATTTACTGCTTTTTATTCtccattatccaaaataccacaacagatgtcattatgaaccgcccagagagcttcggctattgggcggtataaaaatgtaataaataaataaataaataataaatgtgtgtctccaacaagaacagaacagatcCGAGAAACGCCTGATGCAACTATGTCCGGCGCCTCCTTAATCATGACCATACAGCCTCCCACTGTAAAAAAATCCAACCAAGAGCGAAGGGACCCTCCTCGTTCCTGCTGTGTGTCCCTGTTCGTTCTATCAAAGGCTAAGCAACAATTCCATGGGTCGGTGTTGACGCTTCTAGCGTGGCTTCTTGGGGTTGGCATCTCCTGGTCTCTCCGCAGCTCAGGCACACCCCATTTCTGCGCCCTCCTTTCCTTTTCGAAGAGGAAGCAAATCCTGCCTCCTCCGAAAGACCTTTGGTAGAAGTTTGTGGCTCTGTGCTTTTGCAGCCATTTCCAGGGGTGATGACAACGACGGCCGTTTTCCATTGCATTTTCTTGTATGTGCTCtggtttgttttctgtttcatGCCTCATTTGTAACACTCCCTCGTCTTTCTTTATCCCTGCTTTGTATTGTTTGATATAATGGtgcatcttcttgttttatattggtctgttgactgtaaataaagaaatacaatacatttaagCTCCCACAGGAACGGAGGTAAGGGGGGAGCTGAAGGgcatctcctctcctctcctctcctctcctctcctggtgTTGTCCACGGTCCACCCCTCCCCTTGGCACCTGCCCAGGTTGGCATGCGTGGAtcgggggagggggacaggatccGCCCAGAGCCTTTGTTTGCAGGTGGCTATAGACACACCATGGGGTTCACCAAAAGGCCCCTTTTTACCTGTCCAGCCCCTCCCTCGGGCAAGGCTACAAAGCACCTCCGCCTCTCAGCTCACAGACATCCCGGAGCTAGCCAGACCAAGCAGACTTTTGGACACGGAGAGGTGAGTCAAGGCCCCCTGCCCAATTTCTCAATAACTGAAGTCAGGGGTTGCTTGGATTTAATTGCACTGAGCCTTTCTAACCATTCTATTGATGGAGAAAAGCTGGAGCctcttgttttaaattaaaagagCAAGATAAGGCCATGAGCAAGCTATTATCATAACATTTGGTGGAAAGGCCAACCACAGAATTCTGGAAATCTTGTTGCAAAGTAAACAGTCCAGaactgggaaggagggggaaccAATGTGCAGTGATCAGAAGGTTCCTGcatcaattctggcctgcttcaATAGAAACGATCAAGTGACATTGAcaggaaagacacacacacacacacacacacacacacacacacacacacaaacacacacaccacactctGCCCAAGAACCTGCAATGCCACTGCCTGTCAGATTAGGCAATGCTAGgctttatttttgttaatttttaattgtttattgcatttctatagtgcccaatagtctaagctctctgggtggttcacagtatGGGTGTTAGTAGACAAGTCCCGTTTCCACCAGTCCTCTTCCGATGTCTTCAGTGTGTCCCCttgtcacattattattattattattattattattattattattattatattacatttatataccaccccacaaccaaagctctctgggtggtttacaactttTCATCCCAAACTATGTAGAAATGGCTGCTGGTACGGacacttttgtgaactgcccagagagcttcagctattgggctatataggaatgcaataaataaataaataaataaataaataaataaataaataaagctgggctttgctggctggggatttctCTCTCTAGCTCATGTGATGCATCATGTCAGCTCGAAAACTGGATCTCCAAAGTTTCTCCAGCATGTCTTGAGTTTTCAGATCTGGATTGAAGAGGGATCTTGTGTGACACTAAAACCTGCCAAATGAAATCATGCCTATGCACATATTGTACACATCTACATATTGAAGTTGCTCTTTCCAAACCTCCTCCTGCTTGGCAGGATGTAGGTCACTTATTTGTCTACTGACATTTGGTTGCATTGGGTGCCCTAGAGtcatgagggagggagagaaacccaGGGGTCTCAATTTTCTCCAGACCTGGGCACGAAAAGATTGTTCAGATCATAATAATTGCATGGGAATTCTGGAAAGGAGCCATCTTTCCTCTGAGGCCCCATTTGCCGGAAGCTGAGGCCCTTCTGACGTAGCTATTCTGGCTGGCCAGGCTGCCTGAGGGCATCTCAGCCTTTCAAGGCCCTGGTGGATGCTTCCTTTTCCATCTCTCTTCAGGTGAAAGAGCAGCCAGGAGATGGGCCCCACTTCTTTCATCACCCTTAGCTTCCTTGTCTATTTGGCTGCTAGTCCCTTCCTAGAAGGTGAGTTGATgtccttctccctcttccatgCCCATTTCCCTCCCTTTGTCACTATCCCCAGCTCCCTGGGGGAGCCAGAGAATTGGGGATGGGTTGGGATGGACCAGGAACTAAAGGGAGGGGAGGCCAGTGGATGGGACTTTGCAGACTGATCTGATCAGCCAACTCTTGGGCCCCGGGCCCCTCTAGTCTAAACGTGCAGCCTCTGACGTTCTTTCCCTCCTGTTTTCCTCTGGTCCTCACCCATCCTCTTTGCCAAAGCAACTGAGGTGTTGAAGGGCTATGCCTGCCCAGAGTTCTGGGACTTCTTTGAGGACAACTGCTACAGGTATTTCTCTGAGAAGAAGGCCTGGAAAGAAGCTGAGGTGAGTGGCAGGTGAGTGGCCGGGAGTTGGTGCCCTTCAGCTTCTCGCAGAGGGATACCCTGGAGACAACgcaatgcttttcttttctttcccctgctgtgttagGATGTATGCCAGAGCTTGGGTACCCACCTGGTCTCCATCCAGAGCAAGCAAGAATCCTGCCATCTCAGGAAGTACCTGACCAAATTTCTGCCCAATGGTGACGTCTGGATAGGGCTCCACAATCCTCAGAAGGTTAGTTTCTCCCACCAAACTCCCCTCTGCCTGTCCATCCTCAACTCCAGAACTTATCCACAAATATATACGAACGAATTCTGCAGCTGTTCCTTTTTATAAGGGCCACCACATCATCAGAGTGATGCCACATTGGGGGGGAAAGTGGATTCCCTTTCAAACCTGCCTGTGGGTTGTTGATAGTACAAATGGGgcagaatgggggaaatgggaatGGAATAAATCCAAGGAGTTGGAGACAAACCGTTCAAGAAAGGAGGTATGGCTGGGTAGAGATGTGTCTTTCCCAACATTCTTCTGTTGAGCAGTTAGTGTACGGTTGTTACTAAGTTGTTACATCTATTGTAGAGAAATAACGTTTTCCCAGCGATAAACCACAATATTTGGCTCTGGGAAAATGTCACTTCTCCTCTTCCACTCCTCTTCTCTCCCAGGTGCTTTCACTGCTAACTGCAAAGTCAAAGCTACTGCGGTTGGAAGTAGCACAAGCACCAATTGGCTAGTGCTTGTGACTTTACCAGTGATCAAGGAcgttctttccccctctccatgtACCCAATATTTTCTTGGTGGGGGGACCCACTCTAACGTTTTGACAAAACGTTTTTCTGTTTGTGTGTTGTTTATttgattccccccaa
Proteins encoded in this region:
- the LOC134403925 gene encoding C-type lectin lectoxin-Thr1-like, whose protein sequence is MGPTSFITLSFLVYLAASPFLEATEVLKGYACPEFWDFFEDNCYRYFSEKKAWKEAEDVCQSLGTHLVSIQSKQESCHLRKYLTKFLPNGDVWIGLHNPQKTPGSAFWQWTDSLALKHSAWNPGQPNNYANTGEFCAELWKSTDFKKWNDEMCNRKNSFVCKATVESIQEEFACK